A region of the Gemmatimonadaceae bacterium genome:
CACAATCTGGTTCCGGCGCCGGGCTCGCACCGTAACCGCAAGCGCATCGGCCGCGGGCCGGGCTCGGGCACGGGCAAGACGTCCGGCAAGGGTCACAAGGGCATCAAGGCGCGCGCGGGCCACCACGGTCCGGGCGGCGGCAAGCCGCGCTTCGAGGGCGGTCAGATGCCCATGACGCGCCGGCTGCCCAAGCGCGGCTTCAAGAATCCGTTCCGCGTCGAGCACCAGGTCGTGCGGCTGAGCGACCTGGAGCACGTGGGCGGCAAGGAAGTCACGGCGGAGTCGCTCGCGGAAGCCGGGCTGATCCGCGCGGGCAAAGGTCCCGCGAAGCTGCTGGCGAACGGCGAAGTGACGCAGGCACTGACGGTGCGCGGCGTGAAGATGAGCGACGGCGCGCGCGAGAAAATCCTGGCGGCCGGGGGCCGCGTCGAGGACTGACATGGCACAACCGAACGCGGCGGCAGCGGTAGCGAACATCTACCGGACACCGGAGCTGTGGCAGAAGATCAGCTTCACCTTTCTGTGTCTGCTGCTCTACCGTGTGGGCGCGCACATCACCGCGCCCGGCATCGACGTGATCGCGCTCACGGACTTCTTCGCCAACCGCGGCGGGGCGGGACTGCTGGGCCTGTACGACCTGTTCGTCGGCGGCGGTCTCTCCCGGGCGACGGTGTTCGCCCTCGGCATCATGCCGTACATCTCGGCCAGCATCTTCATGCAGATCGCCGCGGCCGTGGTGCCGACGGTCGAGAAGCTGAACAAGGACGAAGAGGGCCGGAAGAAGGTCAATCAGTGGACGCGCTACATGACCGTCGGACTCGCGATGGTCCAGGGGTACGGCTTCGCGCTGTTCACGCAGTCGCTGGAGGGCGCGGTAGCGAATCCGGGCTTCGCCTTCACCGTGCAGATGGTGCTCTTCCTCACGACCGGTGCCGTGTTCGTCATGTGGCTCGGCGAGCAGATCACCGAGCGCGGGCTGGGCAACGGCGCCAGCCTCCTGATCTTCTTCTCGATCGTGGAGCGGTTCTGGCCGGGCATCTTCTCCACGCTGCGGTTCGTGAGCACGGGCGTGGTGGGGCCGTTCTCCCTGATCGTCCTCGGCCTGATCATGCTCGCGGTCGTGGCGGGCACGGTCGCGGTGACGATGGCGGCGCGGCGCGTGATGATCCAGATCCCGCAGCGGACGATGGCGCGCGGCAGGATGCGCGAGGCGACCAAGAACTTCATCCCGCTGCGCGTCAATGCGTCGGGCGTGATGCCGATCATCTTCGCGCAGTCGGTGATCGTGGTGCCGGGCGCGTTCGCGCAGTTCAGCTCGAACCCCACGGCACAGCGGATCTCCGAGATGTTGAGCCCGGGGACGTGGCTGTATTACATCCTGTCGGTCGTGCTGATCGTCACGTTCACCTACTTCTACACGGCCATCATCTTCAATCCGGTGGACCTGTCGGAGAACCTGAAGAAGCAGGGAGGGTTCATTCCGGGCGTGAAGCCGGGGTCCAAGACGGCGGACTACATCGATCACGTGATGTCGCGGATCACCTTCCCGGGCGCGCTGTTCCTGGCGTTCATCGCGCTGCTGCCGGTGTTCCTGGCCGACATGATCAACGTGCCGTTCCAGTTCGGCGGAACGTCGCTGCTGATCGTCGTCGGTGTGGCGCTCGATACGCTAGCGCAGATGCAGCAGCACCTGCTGCTGCGCAAGTATGATGGGTTCATGAAGAAAGGACGCGTGCGGTTCCGCGGGCGCGCTCCCGGCGGCGCGTTCTAGGATTCTGCGTTTGTATGCGCGCGTCGGCTGCGGTTCCGGGT
Encoded here:
- the rplO gene encoding 50S ribosomal protein L15, whose amino-acid sequence is MSDKIGLHNLVPAPGSHRNRKRIGRGPGSGTGKTSGKGHKGIKARAGHHGPGGGKPRFEGGQMPMTRRLPKRGFKNPFRVEHQVVRLSDLEHVGGKEVTAESLAEAGLIRAGKGPAKLLANGEVTQALTVRGVKMSDGAREKILAAGGRVED
- the secY gene encoding preprotein translocase subunit SecY; amino-acid sequence: MAQPNAAAAVANIYRTPELWQKISFTFLCLLLYRVGAHITAPGIDVIALTDFFANRGGAGLLGLYDLFVGGGLSRATVFALGIMPYISASIFMQIAAAVVPTVEKLNKDEEGRKKVNQWTRYMTVGLAMVQGYGFALFTQSLEGAVANPGFAFTVQMVLFLTTGAVFVMWLGEQITERGLGNGASLLIFFSIVERFWPGIFSTLRFVSTGVVGPFSLIVLGLIMLAVVAGTVAVTMAARRVMIQIPQRTMARGRMREATKNFIPLRVNASGVMPIIFAQSVIVVPGAFAQFSSNPTAQRISEMLSPGTWLYYILSVVLIVTFTYFYTAIIFNPVDLSENLKKQGGFIPGVKPGSKTADYIDHVMSRITFPGALFLAFIALLPVFLADMINVPFQFGGTSLLIVVGVALDTLAQMQQHLLLRKYDGFMKKGRVRFRGRAPGGAF